In Nicotiana tabacum cultivar K326 chromosome 17, ASM71507v2, whole genome shotgun sequence, one DNA window encodes the following:
- the LOC107799161 gene encoding putative methylesterase 11, chloroplastic produces MGLCLSRNSTVKKRPTSRRLTNQSAAAAVSGGAVNGSNRWSRNRSTKRDDSLIQERALAAAILFQQQLQNGGGGGGAVPFDRSTSLRYPNLNSKKNQPLPRSSSSRARSLTDPLLQPHQLVSNQELKVDDLETNHFVLVHGGGFGAWCWYKTIALLEEAGFKVTAIDLTGSGIHSFDTNSIASLSQYVQPLTDFLEKLADGEKVILVGHDFGGACISFAMELYSFKVSKAVFVAAAMLTSGQSALDIFSQKTDSNDLMRQSQIFIYANGNDKPPTAIDLDKSLLRDLLFNHSPAKDVALASVSMRPIPFSPVLEKLCLSDSKYGSVRRFYIETAEDNAIPIALQQSMVSNNPPERAFHLKGADHSPFFSKPQALHRLLVEISRIQST; encoded by the exons ATGGGTTTATGTCTCTCACGGAATTCCACCGTGAAGAAGCGGCCAACATCCAGGCGTTTAACGAATCAATCGGCGGCTGCTGCCGTTAGTGGCGGTGCCGTCAACGGAAGCAACAGGTGGTCTAGGAATCGATCGACGAAGAGAGACGATTCCCTCATTCAGGAACGAGCTCTCGCCGCCGCGATTCTGTTCCAGCAGCAGCTGCAAAACGGCGGAGGCGGAGGCGGCGCTGTTCCTTTTGATCGTTCGACTTCGCTTCGGTATCCGAATTTGAACTCCAAGAAGAATCAACCGCTGCCGCGTAGCTCTAGCTCTAGGGCGCGGTCACTTACTGATCCTCTTCTTCAGCCTCACCAGCTTGTTAGTAACCAG GAATTAAAAGTCGATGATTTAGAGACAAACCATTTTGTCCTTGTTCATGGTGGTGGATTTGGGGCCTGGTGTTGGTATAAAACCATTGCACTCTTAGAAGAAGCTGGATTTAAAGTTACTGCAATTGATTTAACTGGTTCAGGCATTCATTCTTTTGACACAAATAGCATTGCAAGTCTATCACAATATGTGCAGCCACTCACTGATTTCCTTGAAAAGCTTGCTGATGGAGAGAAG GTGATTTTGGTGGGACATGATTTTGGCGGTGCATGTATATCTTTTGCAATGGAGCTCTATTCCTTTAAAGTTTCGAAAGCAGTGTTCGTTGCTGCTGCAATGCTCACTAGTGGACAGAGCGCCCTTGATATTTTCTCACAAAAG ACAGATTCAAATGACCTAATGAGACAGTCTCAAATATTTATCTATGCCAATGGGAACGACAAACCACCAACCGCTATTGATTTGGACAAGTCACTCCTGAGGGACTTGTTATTCAACCATAGTCCTGCTAAG GATGTTGCATTAGCGTCCGTGTCAATGAGGCCAATTCCCTTTTCCCCAGTTTTGGAGAAGCTTTGTCTGTCTGACTCAAAGTATGGTTCTGTCAGGCGGTTTTATATAGAAACAGCAGAAGATAATGCGATACCAATAGCCTTACAGCAAAGCATGGTTAGCAATAATCCTCCAGAACGAGCTTTTCATCTGAAGGGTGCTGATCACTCGCCTTTTTTCTCCAAGCCTCAAGCCCTTCATAGATTATTGGTAGAGATCTCCAGGATTCAATCGACTTGA
- the LOC107799151 gene encoding protein SPIRAL1-like 3 codes for MGRGVSAGGGQSSLGYLFGSGEPGNNSQPTRSQEKAASNEPASKPAAVSLPVDNTKNVPAGIQSSTNNYFRADGQNCGNFLTERRSTKVQAAPGGGSSLGYLFGGGSADGSK; via the exons ATGGGCCGCGGAGTAAGTGCTGGGGGTGGCCAGAGTTCTTTGGGATACTTGTTTGGAAGTGGAGAGCCTGGTAACAATTCTCAACCTACTCGCAGCCAGGAAAAAGCTGCAAGTAATGAACCTGCCTCAAAGCCAGCTGCTGTTTCACTACCTGTGGATAACACCAAGAATGTTCCAGCAGGCATTCAGAGTAGCACAAACAACTATTTCCGTGCTGATGGTCAGAACTGCGGCAACTTTCTAACA GAAAGGCGTTCGACCAAGGTCCAAGCAGCACCTGGTGGTGGATCTTCCCTAGGGTACTTGTTTGGTGGTGGCAGTGCTGATGGCAGCAAATGA
- the LOC107799143 gene encoding uncharacterized protein LOC107799143 gives MTTVVPTSEEDPVLSVVRFTAEMSWSDAGADIAEPQVNRLCVEAQECMIEGRWLDLASLMLTSADLIFSKASEKDLECIFTIICNLVKKPESLDQVHEMAELISTKIIQQPNDKPALRLKILFNLYNLLENSYSRFFVYMKSLNLAIHGKVTEHILPSVKKMDNFLKEWNLGVKDQRELFLAISNVLKENKGSTKDSFMFLTKYLETFLAEDAYTMNEAKEEAARAIIDFVRSPDMFKCDLPDMPAISQLEKDDTYAPVYQLLKIFLTQRLDAYLDFEAANSALLKSYGLVHEDCISKMRLMSLVDLSLNGSSQIPYSIIKDALRIDDTEVESWVVKAITAKLLDCKIGQMNQVVIVSRCTERVFGLYQWQELRSKLTTWRGNIAGVISTIQTNKITEDSAQQMQGLAIH, from the exons ATGACGACGGTGGTCCCTACTTCAGAGGAAGATCCCGTGCTCTCCGTCGTCCGGTTTACGGCGGAGATGTCATGGTCTGACGCCGGCGCCGAT ATTGCAGAGCCTCAAGTTAATAGATTGTGTGTCGAGGCCCAGGAATGCATGATTGAAGGAAGGTGGTTGGATTTGGCTTCGCTGATGCTCACTTCCGCAGATTTAATATTTTCTAAAGCTTCTGAAAAAG ATCTTGAGTGCATTTTCACTATCATTTGCAACCTTGTCAAGAAGCCTGAGAGCTTGGACCAAGTACATGAGATGGCAGAGCTCATATCTACTAAAATCATTCAACAACCTAATGATAAACCCGCTTTGCGCTTGAAAAt cTTGTTCAATCTCTATAACCTGTTGGAGAATTCATACAGCCGTTTCTTTGTTTACATGAAATCCCTCAATTTGGCCATTCATGGAAAGGTCACTGAACATATTTTGCCATCGGTCAAAAAGATGGATAACTTCTTGAAGGAATGGAATCTTGGAGTCAAAGATCAGAGAGAGCTCTTCCTCGCAATCTCCAACGTTTTGAAGGAAAACAAGGG CTCTACAAAAGACTCTTTCATGTTTCTAACAAAGTATCTAGAAACCTTTTTGGCTGAAGATGCTTATACGATGAATGAGGCTAAGGAAGAAGCTGCCCGCGCAATTATCGATTTTGTCAGGTCACCTGATATGTTTAAG TGTGACTTGCCAGATATGCCTGCTATATCCCAGTTGGAGAAAGATGATACATATGCTCCAGTATATCAACTTCTGAAGATCTTTCTCACTCAGAGGCTGGACGCTTACTTGGATTTCGAAGCTGCAAATTCAGCATTATTAAAAAGCTATG GACTTGTCCATGAAGATTGTATATCAAAAATGAGGTTAATGTCGTTGGTAGATCTTAGTTTGAATGGATCTAGTCAAATTCCTTATTCTATCATCAAGGATGCATTGCGG ATTGATGACACTGAGGTAGAATCTTGGGTTGTTAAGGCAATTACAGCTAAGTTACTTGACTGCAAGATTGGccaaatgaatcaagtagtaatAGTGAG CCGATGTACGGAGCGTGTGTTTGGGTTGTATCAGTGGCAAGAGCTCCGCTCAAAGCTTACTACTTGGAGG GGTAACATTGCGGGTGTTATCAGCACGATTCAAACCAACAAGATAACAGAAGATAGCGCACAACAAATGCAAGGATTAGCGATCCACTGA
- the LOC107799118 gene encoding protein RALF-like 27 encodes MARETFNGQFPNLSPALLLLLTILLLNTINMPKVECGVSSQECNGTSIGDCVVDGDEFLVESETSTLLLANGKGTLTYRSLQKPAICNAKIIGNCIGAQLNGPHRPCNYDNRCKHMP; translated from the coding sequence ATGGCAAGAGAGACGTTCAATGGGCAATTCCCAAACTTGTCCCCTGCACTTCTTTTGCTGCTAACGATCCTCTTATTAAATACCATAAACATGCCAAAAGTTGAGTGTGGGGTTAGTAGCCAAGAATGTAATGGCACCAGCATAGGTGATTGCGTTGTGGATGGCGATGAATTCCTGGTGGAATCAGAAACGAGCACTCTGCTTCTAGCTAATGGAAAAGGTACACTAACCTATCGAAGCCTTCAGAAACCAGCGATATGTAATGCAAAGATTATCGGTAATTGCATCGGAGCGCAGCTCAATGGTCCACATCGACCCTGCAACTATGACAATCGCTGCAAACATATGCCTTAA
- the LOC107799134 gene encoding receptor-like protein kinase FERONIA: MATTIPLISFLLLSSFVAATISVTSSEYNATVHFLLNCGASSGATAEDNRLWNTDIHFTNLLPSNFATISTTAIASEQGSLTRVPYMNARIFKSQFTYTFPVSPGTKFLRLYFHPANYSGGFNKSESFFAVTANHFTLLSNFSAFLTLSASADESNKPIRKEYVINVDESQRLNITFSPSPNSYAFVNGIEIVSMPTDLYIQGDEHGIKLVQGQNNFYYINNSTALEILYRLNVGGNSLSSKEDTGMYREWAADQNFVVGLGFQTPHLDVNITYTTQTLAYTAPTIVYTTSRTMANYSQSLDWKFSVDSGFYYLFRLHFCEFQLEVKEVNYRVFDISIGNQTAEILADVIQWSGGWRVPVYRDYVVYVRDRDGRRSKEDVLLELRPNMETKAVYANAILNGLEIFKLNDTIGNLAVPNPKLHLQVPINSPPINKEKKSSHNVIYYVVAGVISGLAVLSILGFFIFRRRKSGKDSGGSVTKTSWIPLSITSESTQKTGRSGSSTLPSDLCRHFLLDEIKTATGNFDDKFVIGYGGFGNVYKGHIDNGTTIVAVKRLNPSSKQGAREFQTEIEMLSKLRHLHLVSLIGYCDDNNEMILVYDYMTHGTLRDHLYRSNNVPLPWKNRLEICIGAAKGLYYLHTGTKHTIIHRDVKSTNILLDDKWVAKVSDFGLSKVGPLGGTDITHVSTAVKGSFGYLDPEYYKRQQLTEKSDVYSFGVVLFEVLCARPAIIQNLPKGQVNLADWACRCCKKGKLDQIIDPNLEGQIAPECLNKFAEVAYSCLSDQGVDRPAMGDVVWTLEFALQLQEAADNRGHAVEGYSYPTSPSLPLILNDQTNILTDESEAFSGSGEVGGKLTNSTNSMTSSSDKLKSDTIFSEIQNPSGR, from the exons ATGGCAACTACCATTCCTCTGATTTCCTTTCTGCTATTATCAAGTTTCGTGGCTGCTACTATTTCTGTTACGTCATCAGAGTACAATGCCACAGTCCATTTCTTGCTCAACTGTGGCGCATCATCAGGCGCCACAGCCGAAGATAACCGTCTATGGAATACTGATATCCACTTCACAAATCTCTTACCTTCCAACTTTGCAACCATATCCACAACAGCCATAGCTTCTGAACAAGGCTCTCTCACTAGAGTCCCTTATATGAATGCTCGTATTTTCAAATCTCAGTTCACCTACACTTTCCCTGTTTCCCCTGGCACCAAATTCCTCCGTCTCTATTTTCACCCAGCCAATTACTCTGGCGGCTTCAATAAATCTGAATCCTTTTTCGCTGTTACTGCTAATCATTTTACTCTCTTGAGTAACTTCAGTGCTTTCCTCACTCTCTCAGCTAGTGCTGATGAGTCTAATAAACCAATTCGAAAAGAATACGTCATCAATGTTGATGAAAGTCAGAGACTAAATATTACTTTTTCTCCTTCTCCAAACTCTTATGCTTTTGTTAATGGGATTGAGATTGTTTCCATGCCAACTGATCTTTACATCCAAGGAGACGAACATGGCATCAAATTGGTACAGGGGCAGAATAATTTTTATTACATTAATAACAGCACTGCTCTTGAAATTTTGTACAGACTGAACGTGGGAGGCAATTCGCTTTCAAGCAAAGAGGATACAGGGATGTATCGTGAATGGGCTGCAGATCagaattttgttgttggacttggTTTTCAAACTCCACATTTAGATGTCAACATCACTTACACTACTCAAACCCTGGCTTATACTGCTCCAACCATAGTCTACACAACCTCTAGGACAATGGCCAATTACAGCCAAAGCCTGGATTGGAAATTCTCAGTAGATTCTGGGTTCTACTATCTGTTCAGGCTCCATTTTTGTGAGTTTCAGCTGGAAGTTAAGGAAGTGAATTATCGGGTTTTCGATATATCCATTGGAAACCAAACAGCAGAGATATTGGCTGATGTAATACAATGGAGCGGCGGCTGGAGAGTCCCGGTTTACAGAGACTACGTGGTGTATGTGAGAGACAGAGATGGCCGGCGAAGCAAGGAAGATGTGTTGCTTGAATTGCGCCCTAACATGGAAACAAAAGCTGTCTATGCTAATGCTATCTTAAATGGCTTAGAAATTTTCAAATTGAATGACACAATTGGAAATCTGGCCGTGCCAAATCCTAAATTGCACTTACAAGTTCCCATCAATTCACCACCAATCAACAAAGAGAAAAAATCATCGCATAATGTTATATACTATGTCGTTGCAGGTGTGATTAGCGGATTAGCTGTTCTCTCAATTCTGGGATTTTTCATTTTCCGTCGACGGAAAAGTGGGAAAGATTCCGGTGGAAGCGTTACCAAGACATCGTGGATCCCTTTGTCAATTACGTCAGAGTCAACTCAAAAGACCGGCCGCTCAGGCTCATCAACGCTACCGTCCGATTTGTGCAGACACTTTTTATTAGATGAGATTAAAACCGCAACAGGCAATTTTGATGACAAGTTTGTGATTGGCTATGGAGGTTTTGGTAATGTGTATAAAGGGCACATAGACAATGGTACAACCATTGTCGCAGTCAAGAGACTGAATCCTTCGTCAAAGCAAGGAGCTCGCGAGTTCCAAACAGAGATTGAGATGCTATCGAAGCTAAGGCATTTACATCTGGTGTCCTTGATTGGTTATTGTGATGATAACAATGAGATGATCTTGGTTTATGATTACATGACTCATGGAACCCTACGTGATCACTTATACAGATCCAATAATGTTCCTCTTCCATGGAAAAACCGCCTTGAGATTTGCATTGGCGCTGCAAAAGGATTGTATTATCTCCATACAG GTACAAAGCACACCATTATTCATCGAGATGTCAAGTCAACTAACATTTTATTGGACGATAAATGGGTCGCCAAGGTGTCAGATTTTGGATTGTCTAAAGTAGGTCCGCTTGGTGGGACAGATATTACTCACGTTAGCACGGCAGTGAAAGGAAGTTTTGGGTACTTAGATCCTGAATACTACAAGCGACAACAATTGACAGAAAAATCAGATGTGTATTCCTTTGGAGTGGTACTATTTGAAGTGTTGTGCGCTAGGCCAGCAATAATTCAAAACTTGCCAAAAGGCCAAGTGAATTTGGCTGATTGGGCTTGTAGGTGCTGTAAAAAAGGGAAACTTGATCAGATAATTGATCCTAACTTGGAAGGACAAATTGCACCAGAGTGTTTAAACAAGTTTGCAGAAGTAGCATATAGTTGTTTGAGTGATCAAGGGGTCGACAGGCCAGCAATGGGTGATGTTGTGTGGACTTTAGAATTTGCACTACAGCTTCAAGAGGCTGCAGATAATAGAGGTCACGCAGTGGAAGGGTATAGTTACCCGACTAGCCCGTCTCTCCCCTTGATTTTGAATGATCAAACCAATATATTGACGGATGAAAGTGAGGCTTTTTCAGGTTCCGGTGAAGTTGGAGGCAAGTTGACAAACAGTACTAACTCCATGACCAGTAGTAGTGACAAATTGAAGAGCGACACTATTTTCTCTGAGATTCAAAATCCATCAGGCCGATGA